From a region of the Aeoliella mucimassa genome:
- a CDS encoding ABC transporter permease subunit produces the protein MFIGPVFTREASTAPRAARFYAIPAVAVGTLLCLLWTYWQIITGNQSLHTAGSSARFGSDVFQLLAPLEMAVATLTAALLTAAAVAQEKDRKTLVLLLLTRLTNSELVLGRLLASLLSVLMVVAASAPFFFIIVLLGGISYGQVYRVLAVTVMSALAAGSLGSTIALWREKTFQALAMTMLALVLWLLAWEAVGSGALGATWFGVDCERLATAMSPWRAVLAAAESDIYASAPGNPTIAGLSPVNAFLVWSASCIVLLNALAIALVRVWNPSREARREQREDESRAIWSQPQTDEAASEAARAAAHRAPGKLREVWDNPILWREVRTWAYGRKILLIRGVYLIVCALSALALYALLNDQESLAQLGASIPQSAKSLTPLMALSIVLVNALAVTSITSERDTRALDLLLVTDLSAKEIIFGKLGGVIYNSKELLVLPLLLSGYVWWRGMASTESLCFLVVGYLVMQLFSAVLGIHCGMTYRNSRQAAGVSLGTILYLFIGVLVCMRMMVAVEGQFTAQLSTFAGFIAGGGLGLYVALGWRLDSSAIKLACGVAPAATFFIITSFLKQQYGAVFLVTVLAYGFMTAAMLVPAVAEFDVATGRTGERTGE, from the coding sequence TTGTTTATTGGGCCGGTTTTCACCCGCGAGGCGAGTACCGCACCCCGTGCTGCGCGGTTCTACGCGATCCCGGCGGTCGCGGTCGGCACGCTGCTTTGCTTATTGTGGACCTACTGGCAAATTATCACCGGCAATCAGTCGCTGCATACCGCAGGTAGCTCCGCCCGGTTTGGCTCCGACGTGTTTCAGCTGTTAGCACCGCTCGAGATGGCGGTCGCGACGCTCACCGCCGCGCTGCTCACCGCTGCTGCAGTGGCCCAGGAGAAAGACCGCAAGACCTTAGTGCTGTTGCTGCTCACAAGGCTAACCAACAGCGAGCTAGTGCTCGGGCGACTGTTGGCCAGTTTGCTCTCGGTACTGATGGTGGTGGCCGCGTCGGCTCCGTTCTTTTTCATCATTGTACTGCTCGGCGGTATTTCGTACGGACAGGTCTACCGCGTGCTCGCAGTGACGGTCATGAGCGCGCTGGCCGCCGGAAGTCTGGGGTCGACCATCGCACTTTGGCGAGAGAAGACCTTCCAGGCCCTCGCGATGACCATGCTGGCCCTGGTGCTCTGGCTGCTTGCCTGGGAAGCCGTGGGTAGCGGGGCGTTAGGTGCCACGTGGTTCGGCGTCGATTGCGAACGCCTGGCCACGGCCATGAGCCCCTGGCGGGCGGTGCTCGCAGCCGCCGAGAGCGACATCTACGCTTCGGCCCCTGGAAATCCCACGATCGCTGGCCTGTCGCCGGTGAACGCGTTTCTGGTCTGGTCGGCAAGCTGCATCGTATTGCTCAACGCGCTGGCGATTGCCTTGGTTCGCGTGTGGAATCCCTCCCGCGAAGCCCGACGAGAACAACGAGAAGACGAATCGCGGGCCATCTGGAGCCAGCCGCAGACCGACGAGGCCGCGAGCGAGGCCGCCCGGGCAGCCGCTCACCGTGCTCCCGGAAAGCTCCGCGAAGTGTGGGACAACCCCATTCTTTGGCGCGAGGTGCGAACCTGGGCCTACGGGCGAAAGATTCTGCTCATCCGCGGCGTGTACCTCATCGTCTGCGCCCTGTCGGCTTTGGCTCTCTACGCGTTGCTCAACGATCAAGAGTCGCTCGCTCAGTTGGGGGCCAGCATTCCGCAATCGGCCAAGTCGCTGACGCCGCTCATGGCGCTCTCGATCGTGTTAGTAAACGCCTTGGCGGTGACCTCCATCACCAGCGAACGCGACACCCGCGCACTCGACCTGTTACTGGTGACCGATCTATCGGCCAAAGAGATCATCTTCGGCAAACTTGGCGGGGTGATTTACAATTCCAAGGAGTTGCTGGTGCTCCCGCTGTTGCTCAGCGGGTACGTCTGGTGGCGCGGCATGGCGAGCACCGAGAGCCTATGCTTTCTGGTAGTCGGCTACCTGGTGATGCAGCTGTTCTCGGCAGTGCTTGGCATCCACTGCGGCATGACCTATCGCAACTCCCGTCAGGCGGCCGGCGTGAGTCTCGGCACCATTCTCTACCTGTTCATTGGTGTGCTGGTTTGCATGCGAATGATGGTAGCCGTCGAGGGACAGTTTACTGCCCAACTCTCTACCTTCGCCGGATTCATCGCCGGTGGTGGACTCGGGCTCTACGTCGCCCTCGGTTGGCGGCTCGATTCGTCGGCTATCAAGCTTGCCTGTGGAGTGGCCCCGGCAGCAACGTTCTTCATCATCACCAGCTTTCTCAAGCAGCAATACGGCGCGGTGTTCCTGGTAACCGTGCTGGCCTATGGATTCATGACCGCAGCGATGCTCGTTCCAGCGGTAGCCGAGTTCGATGTCGCCACCGGGCGGACCGGCGAACGTACTGGCGAGTAA
- a CDS encoding MFS transporter: MVRRIANSYRESYSGLPRELWIVALSLWINRCGAMVLAYLAIYLHESKVAMPESEAGRMISVFGVGSILGTLIGARLVEAVGAVRVQTLCMLLAAPLYWFIPAWTETWAIVINILLLSSVNEAVRPANSTLIAKLVSREDRSRAFALQRLAANLGFAFGGLMGGVVASYDYRLLFVVNGSTTLVAGLVLLWYFRLQRLPGEAKPSEVRVPGPVTDPVFIVFLGLFLLSTLVFFQLLSNYTLYLHGPYSLSERQIGILFAVNTLIVVIFEMPLVDWVKRWPAVRVVGWGCALSCLGFGILPFGSTFGFAIFGMAIVSLGEMLCMPLAASYAANRSPVGAEGQYIGWWSMSIALAFVLGPAIGSWLYSITPNLVWYASLGIAGVVFVGFYLLPKNERHTHDPHDVLPAPDAGDLLADSAAS; this comes from the coding sequence ATGGTCCGCCGAATCGCCAATAGCTACCGCGAATCCTACTCCGGTTTGCCGAGGGAGTTATGGATCGTTGCGCTGTCGCTGTGGATCAATCGTTGCGGAGCCATGGTGCTCGCTTATCTGGCGATTTACCTGCACGAAAGCAAGGTAGCCATGCCCGAGAGCGAAGCCGGGCGGATGATTAGCGTGTTTGGCGTTGGATCGATTCTGGGCACATTAATCGGCGCCCGCCTGGTCGAAGCGGTCGGTGCGGTACGGGTGCAAACCCTCTGTATGCTGCTAGCAGCGCCGTTGTACTGGTTCATCCCCGCCTGGACCGAAACCTGGGCCATCGTGATCAATATCCTGCTACTCAGCAGCGTGAACGAAGCGGTGCGCCCGGCCAACTCGACGTTGATCGCCAAGTTGGTGAGTCGCGAGGATCGTTCGCGGGCGTTTGCCTTGCAGCGATTGGCTGCGAATCTGGGGTTTGCCTTCGGCGGTCTCATGGGGGGTGTTGTTGCCAGTTACGATTACCGTTTGTTATTCGTGGTAAACGGAAGCACCACGTTAGTAGCAGGTTTGGTGTTGTTGTGGTACTTCCGACTGCAGCGACTACCTGGCGAAGCAAAGCCGAGCGAAGTGCGTGTGCCAGGCCCGGTTACCGACCCGGTGTTCATCGTGTTCTTGGGGTTGTTTCTGTTGAGCACGTTGGTGTTCTTCCAGTTGCTTTCCAATTACACGCTTTATCTGCATGGACCTTACTCGCTAAGTGAGCGTCAGATCGGAATCCTGTTTGCCGTGAACACGTTGATCGTGGTCATCTTTGAGATGCCGCTAGTCGACTGGGTAAAACGCTGGCCGGCGGTGCGCGTGGTAGGCTGGGGGTGTGCACTGTCGTGCCTGGGCTTTGGCATCTTGCCGTTTGGCAGCACCTTTGGGTTTGCCATTTTTGGCATGGCAATCGTGAGCCTTGGCGAGATGCTGTGCATGCCGCTGGCGGCAAGCTACGCGGCCAATCGCTCGCCGGTGGGAGCCGAGGGGCAGTACATCGGATGGTGGTCGATGAGCATTGCCTTGGCCTTTGTCCTGGGGCCGGCCATTGGGTCGTGGCTCTATAGCATCACACCGAATCTGGTGTGGTACGCCAGCCTGGGCATAGCCGGTGTGGTATTCGTTGGGTTTTATCTGCTTCCCAAGAACGAACGGCACACGCACGATCCTCACGACGTGCTTCCGGCCCCCGACGCTGGCGACCTGCTGGCCGACTCGGCCGCCAGTTAA
- a CDS encoding gamma-glutamylcyclotransferase family protein — translation MAHVFVYGTLLEPTMMQAVVGRLVASQPATLLKYVRSQLTGCYYPGMVPSDYHQVTGAVYCDLTDAELARLDYFEGPEYLRATVQPVLGESNQVVSAEAYLLQPSEQSRMLHLDWDVQHFRQSNLQEFLEVARATMRRYESGDAASVPPHGDSTP, via the coding sequence ATGGCTCACGTGTTTGTGTATGGAACCTTGCTGGAGCCAACAATGATGCAGGCGGTCGTTGGACGCCTGGTCGCATCGCAACCGGCCACGCTGCTGAAGTATGTACGTTCGCAACTCACCGGGTGCTACTACCCTGGAATGGTGCCAAGCGATTACCATCAAGTAACTGGGGCCGTGTACTGCGATTTAACCGACGCCGAATTGGCCCGGCTCGACTACTTCGAAGGACCGGAGTACCTGCGAGCCACCGTGCAGCCAGTGCTGGGGGAATCGAACCAGGTCGTTTCAGCCGAAGCCTACTTGCTTCAGCCCAGCGAGCAATCGCGGATGCTGCACCTCGATTGGGACGTGCAGCACTTCCGCCAAAGCAATCTGCAGGAGTTCCTAGAAGTCGCTCGGGCAACGATGCGACGCTACGAGTCGGGCGACGCCGCATCGGTGCCACCACATGGCGATTCGACTCCGTAA
- a CDS encoding tetratricopeptide repeat protein yields the protein MAFSLGQPQLRLLCGALFASLLLIGQQASAQVTPESLIGDAVSDPDAARYSDIAEAIKRYENNDVLGAMNFLESAKSAEDRLPPANLMMAKMYFLTRQTAAGLQALERTASESPNDPEPYVLLADQAMTQSQAVQASALYDKAVELIKTYDKNPRRKRKLAIRAYAGRAAVLQRWQDWAAAEADLNAWIAEDPEAASAYNRLGLVLFMEGREKEGYDAFTKAKELNEKLPSPFVSAAAMYQRLANVPENSENKASYESKAKQSFERAYQADKNDETTLVSYSEWLIRSGDLAQAEKVLAAARTAQPTSHQIQLLSGVLAEMTGKPAEAEKFYNQTLALSPGNRDASNQLAQLLIKSDDEEVQARAEAVARLNARLNENNSDVNLTLAWVLRKRNKGAEANQAFTRGIRLGQPNADSTLLIAKLLVEQERKKDARAVLENALKNDQGIFVHRAEAEALLESLK from the coding sequence ATGGCATTCTCCTTAGGCCAGCCCCAATTGCGATTGCTTTGCGGTGCACTGTTCGCCTCGTTGCTGCTGATCGGCCAGCAAGCCTCCGCCCAGGTCACGCCTGAATCGCTGATTGGCGATGCGGTAAGCGACCCCGATGCTGCTCGGTACTCGGACATTGCCGAAGCCATTAAGCGATACGAAAACAACGACGTGCTAGGCGCGATGAACTTCCTCGAGTCGGCCAAGAGCGCCGAGGATCGTCTGCCGCCGGCCAACTTGATGATGGCCAAGATGTACTTTCTCACCCGCCAAACCGCGGCTGGCCTGCAAGCCCTCGAGCGTACCGCCAGCGAGTCGCCCAACGACCCAGAGCCTTACGTATTGTTGGCCGACCAGGCGATGACTCAGTCGCAAGCCGTGCAAGCCAGCGCGTTGTACGACAAGGCTGTTGAGTTGATCAAAACCTACGACAAGAACCCTCGCCGGAAGCGTAAGCTGGCCATCCGTGCTTACGCCGGTCGGGCAGCGGTACTGCAACGTTGGCAAGACTGGGCAGCGGCCGAAGCCGACCTGAATGCTTGGATTGCCGAAGACCCCGAAGCCGCCAGCGCTTACAACCGTCTCGGCTTGGTACTGTTCATGGAAGGTCGCGAGAAAGAAGGCTACGATGCCTTCACCAAGGCCAAGGAACTGAACGAGAAGCTACCGTCGCCATTCGTCTCGGCTGCCGCCATGTACCAACGCCTGGCGAACGTTCCCGAGAACTCCGAGAACAAAGCCAGCTACGAATCGAAGGCCAAGCAATCGTTCGAACGTGCCTACCAGGCCGACAAGAACGACGAAACCACGCTGGTTTCGTACAGCGAATGGCTCATCCGCAGCGGCGATCTGGCCCAAGCCGAAAAGGTACTGGCTGCTGCTCGCACCGCCCAGCCGACTTCGCACCAGATTCAGCTTCTCAGCGGTGTGCTGGCCGAAATGACAGGCAAGCCTGCCGAAGCCGAGAAGTTCTACAATCAAACGCTGGCTCTCTCGCCTGGCAACCGTGACGCCAGCAATCAACTGGCCCAGCTGTTGATCAAGAGCGACGACGAAGAAGTACAGGCTCGCGCCGAAGCGGTTGCCCGCCTGAACGCCCGCCTGAACGAGAATAACTCGGACGTGAACCTCACCCTGGCCTGGGTGCTTCGCAAGCGTAACAAGGGTGCTGAAGCCAATCAGGCGTTCACTCGCGGCATTCGCCTCGGACAGCCGAACGCCGACTCCACCCTGCTGATTGCGAAGCTGCTCGTCGAGCAGGAACGCAAGAAGGACGCCCGTGCAGTACTGGAGAATGCCCTGAAGAACGACCAAGGCATCTTCGTTCATCGTGCCGAAGCCGAAGCGTTGCTCGAATCGCTGAAGTAA
- a CDS encoding amphi-Trp domain-containing protein, protein MSEERDIEKAYSTSEFVAKLRRLADALEQGEKFGIQIAGERIYVPVRAEFNIEHERDGDSEEIEFQIQWKHGNE, encoded by the coding sequence ATGAGCGAAGAGCGAGACATCGAGAAAGCCTACAGTACCAGCGAGTTTGTCGCCAAACTCCGCCGACTGGCCGACGCCCTGGAGCAAGGCGAGAAGTTCGGAATTCAGATTGCCGGCGAGCGGATCTACGTGCCGGTGCGAGCGGAGTTCAATATCGAACACGAACGCGACGGCGACTCCGAGGAGATCGAATTCCAGATTCAATGGAAGCATGGCAACGAGTAG
- a CDS encoding CNNM domain-containing protein has protein sequence MMIALLLFAVGMCLSAFFSGSETGFYRMNRARLLINALDGDMISRGLLWASNNPSIFVATALVGNNVANYVTSAAIVMGATQGLPGWPSAELLAPMLLAPFIFIYGELLPKNIFLSSPNKMIRRCGIPFGIAAVLFAPVSALLWLVNKLLETIGRKSPEPWQMVLARRELGELLDEGEAVGLLKPTQQSLAQATIALGVQSISGFVEPASRFPRVSTHSTAGQVIAIAKRTGQTLMPVEELVEGKRKVTQFVKVADCLFVQDDKLPARPMLTVDEKRPYLATLSHMLATESPIARVINRKQQTVGYVTLARMQMALLVE, from the coding sequence ATGATGATCGCCCTGCTGTTGTTTGCTGTCGGCATGTGCCTGAGCGCGTTTTTCAGCGGATCCGAAACCGGATTCTACCGCATGAATCGTGCACGGCTGCTGATCAACGCCTTGGATGGCGACATGATCAGTCGCGGGCTGTTGTGGGCGTCGAACAATCCGAGCATCTTTGTGGCCACCGCTTTGGTCGGCAACAACGTAGCCAACTACGTCACGTCGGCGGCCATCGTGATGGGGGCAACGCAAGGCTTGCCTGGCTGGCCGTCGGCTGAACTGCTGGCCCCGATGCTGCTGGCTCCGTTCATCTTCATCTATGGCGAGCTACTGCCGAAAAACATTTTTCTGTCGTCGCCCAACAAGATGATTCGCCGCTGCGGTATTCCGTTCGGCATCGCAGCGGTGCTGTTTGCCCCGGTGAGCGCGCTATTGTGGTTGGTGAATAAGCTGCTGGAGACCATTGGTCGCAAGTCGCCAGAACCGTGGCAAATGGTGCTCGCCCGTCGCGAATTGGGTGAACTGCTCGACGAAGGCGAAGCAGTGGGCCTGCTGAAGCCGACGCAACAGTCGCTGGCTCAAGCAACTATTGCGTTAGGTGTGCAGTCGATCTCGGGCTTTGTGGAGCCCGCTTCGCGGTTTCCACGCGTCTCGACGCATTCGACCGCTGGCCAGGTGATCGCGATTGCCAAACGTACCGGGCAAACGCTGATGCCGGTCGAGGAGTTGGTGGAAGGCAAACGAAAGGTGACTCAATTCGTGAAGGTCGCCGACTGCTTGTTCGTGCAGGACGACAAACTGCCCGCTCGGCCGATGCTGACTGTTGATGAAAAACGTCCCTACCTGGCAACGCTCTCGCACATGCTGGCTACCGAATCGCCGATTGCGAGAGTCATCAATCGCAAGCAGCAAACCGTTGGCTACGTCACCCTAGCCCGCATGCAGATGGCCCTTTTGGTCGAGTAG
- a CDS encoding cation:proton antiporter domain-containing protein, protein MNNYLVNDLMIILTSGLIASLVCRWLRISVLVGYLVVGAVIGEGLLGWVSDDRHEIEYIAEAGVFLLLFSIGLEFSLEELGRLGRNLAIGGSVQMLLVGGPVAGCLLVMGFAWQAALLIAAAVSFSSTVLVFKALAEWGHASLPHGRRAIGILLFQDAALIPLLLLVPLLTQSGESVGAARYLVLALSSVLFVAGVVVLRIVLRRWVVPLFASYRSPDLIVLFTLVLLGGVTLGAHQLGLPPAIGSFAAGLVLGGSRWARQIDALVLPFRESYSAVFFVGLGLLFDPQVLMDSPLLSLGCFVALLVIKALAATLALRLTGLRWSAAFGMGIGLAHVGEFAFVLILLGWESGVLVESDYQRIVAVAIGSLILTPPLLKFGFRWTHDLPEEGEQPTHDLPKQSGNQAIVIGAGLIGRQVTSLLEIAGKDVCLVDFSPINLHPFAQQGIRTVAGDATQPSILQRAGIAEASIAVLSVPDDQAAISIVQQLRKTNPNCYVVVRCRYQANVARLSKVGADEIVSEESVASNEMLQMLAKFDAASHDAKAGL, encoded by the coding sequence ATGAACAACTACCTGGTCAACGATTTGATGATCATCCTGACGTCTGGACTCATCGCGAGTCTGGTCTGTCGGTGGTTGCGCATATCGGTGCTGGTCGGTTACCTGGTGGTCGGTGCGGTGATTGGCGAGGGACTGCTTGGCTGGGTAAGCGACGACCGCCACGAGATTGAATACATCGCCGAGGCCGGCGTGTTCCTGCTGCTGTTCTCGATTGGCCTGGAGTTCTCGCTTGAAGAACTCGGCCGGCTCGGGCGCAACCTGGCGATTGGGGGAAGCGTGCAAATGCTGCTGGTCGGCGGACCGGTGGCTGGCTGCTTGCTGGTGATGGGTTTTGCCTGGCAGGCCGCGCTGCTGATTGCCGCGGCAGTGTCGTTTAGTTCCACGGTGCTGGTGTTCAAAGCCCTGGCCGAGTGGGGCCACGCTAGTTTGCCGCATGGCCGGCGGGCGATTGGTATTCTGTTGTTCCAGGACGCCGCGTTGATTCCACTGCTGCTGCTGGTGCCGCTGCTCACCCAGAGCGGCGAAAGCGTGGGTGCCGCGCGGTACTTGGTACTGGCGTTATCCTCGGTACTGTTTGTGGCTGGTGTCGTTGTGCTGCGAATCGTGCTGCGACGGTGGGTTGTCCCTCTGTTTGCCAGCTATCGCAGCCCCGACCTGATTGTGCTATTTACGCTCGTGCTGCTCGGCGGAGTCACGCTGGGTGCGCACCAGTTGGGGCTCCCCCCCGCCATCGGATCGTTCGCCGCTGGGCTCGTGCTGGGAGGGAGTCGCTGGGCTCGGCAGATCGACGCGCTGGTGCTGCCGTTCCGCGAGTCTTACTCCGCGGTGTTTTTCGTGGGACTCGGGTTGCTGTTCGATCCGCAAGTGTTGATGGATTCGCCACTGCTGTCGCTTGGTTGCTTCGTCGCCCTGCTGGTTATCAAAGCCCTGGCGGCTACCCTGGCGCTGCGACTCACCGGGCTGCGCTGGTCGGCCGCGTTCGGCATGGGCATCGGTTTGGCTCATGTCGGCGAGTTTGCTTTCGTGTTGATCCTACTCGGCTGGGAATCAGGGGTTCTTGTCGAGTCGGATTATCAGCGCATCGTGGCCGTGGCCATTGGTTCGCTGATTCTCACCCCTCCGCTGCTCAAGTTTGGTTTCCGGTGGACTCACGACCTGCCCGAAGAAGGCGAACAACCCACGCACGATCTACCGAAGCAGTCTGGCAATCAGGCGATTGTGATCGGCGCCGGACTCATCGGTCGACAAGTGACCTCACTGCTCGAGATCGCTGGCAAGGATGTGTGCCTGGTCGATTTCAGCCCGATCAATCTGCACCCCTTCGCACAGCAAGGCATTCGCACCGTGGCTGGCGATGCCACGCAGCCGAGCATCCTGCAACGGGCCGGCATCGCCGAGGCTTCGATCGCTGTGCTTTCGGTGCCCGACGACCAGGCCGCGATTTCCATCGTCCAGCAACTGCGCAAAACAAATCCGAATTGCTACGTGGTGGTTCGCTGCCGGTACCAGGCGAATGTCGCCCGCCTGTCGAAGGTAGGAGCGGACGAAATCGTGAGTGAAGAATCCGTAGCAAGTAACGAAATGCTGCAAATGCTTGCGAAGTTCGATGCGGCCTCCCACGATGCGAAGGCCGGCCTATAA
- a CDS encoding CNNM domain-containing protein translates to MLVLLVGSAFFSASEAALFYLTRDDRERFVHGNRAQKRVVQLLERPETLLTSVLFWNLVINISYFAIASSIGLALERSGHHEAAAMFAIGSLLAIILLSEMVPKNLAVLWPRVISTAVSLPLIASVRVLSPILPSLRFVNRISLRTIMPNFEQEAYLELRDIERAISLSTPDKTLARQEELVLNQIVSLTEMEAEELMRPRSGLTIYQAPVSLEDLRKKPPTCDHLLVAESDSDEIDRAMPLAQLATTTAKHLELECDRVPYVPWCASGATTLDVLNQSRGGLAVVINELGETIGIVTFDDVMHALFSNPAIRDTSRTAAQSIEPLGDEVYQLNGALTLRRLAKLLKLHLPEAKSVTVAGLLQESLQRLPQPDDEVVWGSCLFRVIDSPRPGRLTATVERLSPDSDLLNHHSDGGAS, encoded by the coding sequence ATGCTGGTTCTGCTGGTCGGTTCCGCCTTTTTTTCGGCCAGCGAAGCGGCCCTGTTCTACCTGACGCGGGACGACCGCGAACGGTTTGTGCATGGCAATCGGGCTCAAAAGCGGGTGGTCCAGCTCCTGGAGCGTCCCGAAACGCTGCTCACCAGTGTGCTGTTCTGGAATCTGGTGATCAACATTTCGTACTTCGCGATTGCCTCGAGCATCGGTCTGGCGCTCGAACGCAGCGGCCATCACGAAGCGGCGGCCATGTTTGCCATTGGGTCGCTGCTCGCAATTATTTTGCTCAGCGAAATGGTACCCAAGAATCTGGCGGTGCTTTGGCCGCGCGTGATTTCGACCGCGGTGAGCTTGCCGCTTATCGCCTCGGTGAGGGTGCTATCGCCGATCCTGCCCTCGCTGCGGTTCGTGAATCGCATCTCGCTGCGAACCATCATGCCGAACTTTGAGCAGGAAGCGTATCTCGAACTGCGAGACATCGAACGAGCGATTTCGCTAAGCACGCCCGACAAAACCCTCGCTCGCCAGGAGGAACTGGTACTCAATCAAATTGTGTCGCTCACCGAGATGGAAGCCGAAGAGCTGATGCGTCCGCGAAGCGGGCTGACCATCTACCAGGCTCCTGTGAGCCTGGAGGATCTTCGCAAGAAACCTCCGACCTGCGATCACCTGCTGGTCGCCGAGTCGGATAGCGACGAAATCGACCGCGCGATGCCGCTCGCGCAACTGGCGACGACCACGGCCAAGCACTTGGAACTCGAGTGCGACCGTGTGCCGTACGTGCCATGGTGTGCGTCGGGCGCGACGACGCTCGACGTGCTGAATCAAAGCCGTGGCGGACTAGCGGTCGTGATTAACGAGCTCGGCGAAACCATCGGCATCGTCACGTTCGACGACGTGATGCACGCCTTGTTTAGCAACCCTGCTATCCGCGACACCTCCCGCACGGCGGCACAGTCGATCGAACCACTTGGCGACGAGGTGTACCAGCTCAACGGGGCGCTCACCCTAAGGCGGTTAGCCAAGCTGCTGAAACTCCACCTGCCGGAAGCCAAGAGCGTGACCGTTGCTGGCTTGCTGCAAGAGTCGTTGCAGCGACTTCCCCAGCCCGACGACGAAGTGGTGTGGGGCAGCTGCCTGTTTCGGGTGATCGACTCGCCACGTCCTGGGCGGCTGACCGCGACGGTCGAAAGGCTGTCGCCCGATAGCGACTTGCTCAACCACCATAGCGACGGAGGTGCATCATGA